TCTACCAAACgaattacttatatacatattttctatGATTGATTTTGAATCACTGCTGGCGGTGGCTAAAGTGTGTGTGAGATGGCAACAACTCTGCTTGACACCTTGCATATGGGATAACACACGCCTCATTGTATGTATGAAGAATTATGTGAAAATAAGTGATAGCATTGTGCCATTTGtggctaaatatttaaaaaatgtaaaattacagtACTTCAAATTGTATTCACAAGTCAGGTCTTCCCTTATTAGCTACTGTCCAAATCTGACACACTTAGAAATAAGTATATCTCAAGTTGATAGTTGTATTTTTGATGATTTAGGCTATTGgcctaatttaaaatttctaagtTTCCGCAACTCTCTGATAGTACAAAATGCTGAAAATGCAAATGGTAATTTTGTTTATCACCTGCCATTTGAGAAGTTGAAGTATTTGGAAACACTAATTTTATCCAATTTTGCATTGACCCATGGCAGCTTATACAGTATGCTACAATGCATAAATTTAGTAAGTATTAATATGGAGAAAATGAAGAATATACCTGCAGACTTCCTGGAATCTTTGCTAAGAACTAAACAAAACACTTTAAGAGCTCTGCATATTTATGGTGATACATTGAATGATGATATAATTGCATCAATATCTAAATGTAAGGCATTACAAGTCTTACACATAATGACTTGCAAAACATTGTTTGATTCTAGTTTATTACATTTCTACCGATTAAAGAATTTAAGGTCCTTAAAATTACGCCATGGATATTTCTCAACAAACGCTTTACTGGCATATTTttcgaataatatatttcagcACCTAACATATTTAAGTCTCTCTAGATGTCACCATGTTACTATGCAAGTAGCTAAAGTCATAAAAACCAGTGCGCCAAACTTAAAGGAACTCTCATTCTATTTGTGTCCATTTATAATAGGTCCAGACTTCAAAAGAGGAGAATTACAAAGAATgttcaaaattgaattattactcGATTAATTAAATTGGTCCATATTTCCATAAGCAGCTTCGTTATCCGTCCCCTTgactatactataatatacaaattagaagtatttctttcaataaatagttaattttcgtaaatgttttcactaaaattaataaatcaatttaagtgttaataataatttaaatgtaaatatcattACAGTGATTTCAACATGTTCATTACCTAAcaaattaatctaaattattaGCAGTTCAATTGAGTTGCTGTGTAAATCAATTACGTGATGTATgtaaggtattttttaattttataattatttcttggtAAAGCAAAAATACcctggtatttaaaaaaaataagtttattattttagtaaaataaatgccGAGATGTGCAATAATGATGCATGTGACATAATAATAGTGTTATAAGCTATTGGCATACACTGGATGAGTGGATGTtgtgttaaaattttgtaatactggatgaaattattactaatccaaattattataaaaatacttcagtatttaaaaaataatgagtattAAGAATGTgttaaacaacaaataataatttatgtatgatataaatttacatgTACAGAAAGATTAGAAATGTTTGCAGTTCCGCCTTGTCTGTAATGTTGATTTATCACAGAAACTTTGAaagaagtttaaataaattatgtattagatTCAATAACAACATAATTCTCCGTCAAAAGTAATATGtggtaaaaagtatatatttaaacattcagCATGTTTGGTTATGTTTCTGTGATAAATTTTatagtcaaataaaattcaagtgccttataaaggaaaaaatatgtaataatcaattttatattggcCTAAGTAATATACTTGTTGCTAAAATAATTGGTTTATacaaaccataaaaaatatactttttataacacATAATGAAAGAATATTATGGAATTTACCacatatagtattataatattaatggaaATCTTAATGCAGTGTGACATTTAttagaaattgtattaaatatccTTTAAAATTATGCTAATAATAAACACTTTCTTGATTTAAGAAAAAACCCACTCGAATCAATTAGTCTGATCAGTATAAAAAGTACctttgtaagttttttattttatgataaaaaaacgaaacACGGATGACTTAATCCGGAAAATCATTTGTATGCTATGAGTTGACCtcagtattttatgtattttaaattgctaATTTTATACGGTAGAATTCAAttgtacaaaacaaaaactatttaaattccCAAATTTGACGTTTTAACTAAATTTAGTGTCTACTTATCATCTTGTgtgtatacaatttaattatatagttatttcgTTTGTACTGTTATTTATCGTACacacaataaaatgaaatttcaaaatgactaaactttttaatgtaaaacaaatatctataattttttgtttccaTTGTTCTTTAAAGTGTTTCAAGGCTCGATTTCGTTTCATAgatacagtttaaataaaagtaatgccTCTAAGCTTGGGTGTGAAATTAATAAGACGAAAATgaacatttgttaaatatttaataaaaaggatTTCTGTttacttacattattatatttatattatacatttcaatGTGTTCTACTGTGTATTACTTTAAACAAGATTAATGTTCTCAGAGCAAACAGTCCAGAAAAAGAGAATGCTGATGACCCTAATCCAttgacatatatttacaaaatgtgaCCAAGTAATACAAAAAGCAATCTGAAGTTAATAATTTtggcattatatattatttcatacaaatgGTTCAATGTTGATTTCCACCGCTGAACACGGATTAGTTAATTCAAAAGCAGTTAAGACGTTTGGATGAATTACTCCGATTTTTCCAATTACTCGACCCTGGAGTGTGACTTCGGCACAGCGACCTGGGAAATATGCAGGatctgaaattgaaatttaattcatattaaatatgataatcatTACTTTTCATTGATACAGTcaacatataacatttaaaaaccaATGGACCTAAACAAAGAATCATAGAGATACACATAGCAATTATTCGTTTAAAGACTTATTGCCATGAATCAGGATATTCAATCACGAAATCACACAATgtgttgaataaagtatttcataattaaaattcgt
Above is a genomic segment from Vanessa tameamea isolate UH-Manoa-2023 chromosome 12, ilVanTame1 primary haplotype, whole genome shotgun sequence containing:
- the LOC113392921 gene encoding F-box/LRR-repeat protein fbxl-1-like, which produces MVHLEVTGVPQYPHALTINDLPNELLIYIFSMIDFESLLAVAKVCVRWQQLCLTPCIWDNTRLIVCMKNYVKISDSIVPFVAKYLKNVKLQYFKLYSQVRSSLISYCPNLTHLEISISQVDSCIFDDLGYWPNLKFLSFRNSLIVQNAENANGNFVYHLPFEKLKYLETLILSNFALTHGSLYSMLQCINLVSINMEKMKNIPADFLESLLRTKQNTLRALHIYGDTLNDDIIASISKCKALQVLHIMTCKTLFDSSLLHFYRLKNLRSLKLRHGYFSTNALLAYFSNNIFQHLTYLSLSRCHHVTMQVAKVIKTSAPNLKELSFYLCPFIIGPDFKRGELQRMFKIELLLD